The window GGATCTAATCAGTTAAGAGGTTGTTGTGCTTTTGTCACATTCTCTACTAAGTCATGAAATTAATCCTTACTTGTAGTATCATACCATAATTGTTTGACATATTCATAACAGAAAGGGTGATCCTTTTGTACCTTATAAAGCCAAGCTTTCATGCACTTGAgtacaaaaaaaaaagaaactttTTATCGGAGCACACGAGATGCCCCAAATATATGCTACCAGTTAGTGAAGTGGAAGGCATTTTTTGCTTTTATATGAAAAGAGTGACAATAGTATATTACTCCTTCGTcgcataatgtaagacgttttttgacactaaatgtcttacattatgggacggagggagtagatcatAACACCTGCCATTTCATGTCACAGAAAGAAAATCAATTTTCTAATTTAGGCATGATAGCCCATATCTATATTCGAACCTAAGGCATATATCCATTTTAGATGTAGTGAGAACGATGGTACTTTTAGCATAAAAATCAATCTTAATGGCTACCAACATTAGAGATGCTATTACATATGTATAGATAGATAAGCATTTGTTTTTTGCGGTATATAGATAGATAAGCATGCATTAATTAGTCTAAAACCAACGGCGCTTATCCACCCAGTGCGACCTAAGTGTTGATGGGTCACGTGAGCGTGGGGATCGTCACGCTCACGCCTCAGGAGAAGCATTGCGTGGGTGCGCATTAGCCGAGGCCCTAGCTAGCAGCATTCCGCTAATCACATATCTGTAGAGGCTAGGGAGCACGAGGACAAGGCAGAGAGTGGGAGGGGAGAGTGTGTGTGGTGATCGGCAGCCAGGGAGACAAGGAGGAGGCTGAGACGCTGCTCCCGACGCCCCTCCAAACCCAGCCCCGCCGAAATGGACGCGAACCACATGATCAGGTAGCCCTCTTGCCGCCGGGATTTTGCTCCTTGGGGTTCTTCCGGTGCCGTGTTCTTGGTTCTTTGTTCCTTCCTGCCGAGAGATCGGGCACGGGTTTATGTTTTCTTTCTTCTGATCGAGTCCGGAACTCCGGATTCATTCTTTCGCCCGATTGTTTCTGTTTGTGCTCTTTTGTGCGGATTTCCATCGAACAGATCTTCGAATGCTCGGGGTTCGCACTTCAATTTTGCAGTTTGTAAACACGTTTTACTTTTTCTTGTACAGATTTTGGTTCCCAAATCCTGGCCTCGCGTTTTCTTGCTCGGGGAACAAGTGTTTTTTGCTGTTCGTTTCGTGCTGCATCCAAATGTTCAATGGTTCATTTGATTTTGTTTCGTGTGCAGGTCCAAGAGAATCAACCCGGATTCCCTCGCTGatggcggcggcagcagcgcgAGCAGGAACCCAGCGGCGCCGGCGCCAGCCCCCAAACCGAGCAAGGACGAGCGCGCCCCGGACGTCGTCGCTGACACCTCACGCCTCGCGCCCTACTTCCCCCGCACCTCGCTCGAGAATCGTCCGGCGTCCTCATCCGCTGCCCTCCTGAGCCACCATCGCTACAACGTCGCCGTGGACACGTCCCACTCCCAGGGACCCAACCTCGGCAGTGGCGGTGGCAGCGGCATCGCCTTGTCGGACTGTCCCTTGCCGCTCCAGTGGTGGGGCCACGGGAAGCGCTCGCGCAGCCGTCGCGAGGCGCCGGTGCCCGAACCCGAGCTGACGCGCGCCGAGGTGCGCCGTCGGAAATCCCTCAAGTACAGGAGCCGCAAGGCGGCGAAGGCGCAGGCGCGAGCAGCGATGGCGCCGCCGGGCAGCCCTGGTCCCAACCTCAGCGCGGCCCCGTCGCCTCCTCCTCGCGCCGGCACCCTCTGGCTCCACGGGTACGCACGCGCCCCTCCGCTTGGCTGTACTATCTTTTTTGTCGCAGTTCTATCTGGTTCGTGTCGCATGCAGTTCTATCTATCTTTCTTTGCAGCATCACTCTATTGCACTTTTTTCGAGTCATCCAACACCATGTTTTGTTTCCATGCTAGCACTGGCATCCATCACATTAATCATCCATGCATCACATTAAACAACGACATTAATAGTTTTCGTTGTCCTTGTTTGTATGTTTACTCAGGATAGATGGATACATGTACACATACATATATGATCTTCACAGCCATCTACTGGCTGGCATGCTGGCTAGATACTTACAAATATATTGTTCGATTGCTAGCTAGTAACCCACGGAGGGGAAGTAGTTTTTAATGTTCATTTTATGTTGTATTCAAATGTTCGACTTGGTTCTGTTTGCGATCCAATAGCTCGCTAACATCGTCTCTCAATTGtttgtttgatttttttttctgtgCAGGTACCCGAGAATCAACTCGGATTCCCTCCCTCTCGCTGATGGCGGCAGTGGCAGCGTGATCCTTAGGCCAGTGGCACCGACGCCGGGCCCCACACAGAGCAAGGTCGAGCGCACCCTGCTCGTCGTCGCTGACACCTCATGCCTCATGCCGTACTTTGGCCGCACCTCGCTGGAGCACCACATGATACGAGGGCGCCCGACATCCTCAACCGCTGACCATCTCTACAACGTCGGCATGAACACATACCAGGGACCCAACGTT is drawn from Aegilops tauschii subsp. strangulata cultivar AL8/78 chromosome 1, Aet v6.0, whole genome shotgun sequence and contains these coding sequences:
- the LOC109768750 gene encoding uncharacterized protein isoform X3 produces the protein MDANHMIRSKRINPDSLADGGGSSASRNPAAPAPAPKPSKDERAPDVVADTSRLAPYFPRTSLENRPASSSAALLSHHRYNVAVDTSHSQGPNLGSGGGSGIALSDCPLPLQWWGHGKRSRSRREAPVPEPELTRAEVRRRKSLKYRSRKAAKAQARAAMAPPGSPGPNLSAAPSPPPRAGTLWLHGYPRINSDSLPLADGGSGSVILRPVAPTPGPTQSKVERTLLVVADTSCLMPYFGRTSLEHHMIRGRPTSSTADHLYNVGMNTYQGPNVGGGSGGDIVHTPLDQHRLWGHAPHVPQPAYSSIVPVSHYLLNHAMHTSQGSNVSGGGGNGITSPNAHVPLQWGQRKRPRSRREAPAPTPAPKPELTPAKAQAQAVTSIVSSGAREPNLISDLSLPPRDVTLSLRCSAEELHNTVGEQQPTLKEEKVTPPPSALGPILSTISPHAATLSHHRAPASLLSTMIKQGWCKTISPPCRIKHRGVKETLIGKFYSSPTATSPALEILSQRRK
- the LOC109768750 gene encoding uncharacterized protein isoform X2, which translates into the protein MDANHMIRSKRINPDSLADGGGSSASRNPAAPAPAPKPSKDERAPDVVADTSRLAPYFPRTSLENRPASSSAALLSHHRYNVAVDTSHSQGPNLGSGGGSGIALSDCPLPLQWWGHGKRSRSRREAPVPEPELTRAEVRRRKSLKYRSRKAAKAQARAAMAPPGSPGPNLSAAPSPPPRAGTLWLHGYPRINSDSLPLADGGSGSVILRPVAPTPGPTQSKVERTLLVVADTSCLMPYFGRTSLEHHMIRGRPTSSTADHLYNVGMNTYQGPNVGGGSGGDIVHTPLDQHRLWGHAPHVPQPAYSSIVPVSHYLLNHAMHTSQGSNVSGGGGNGITSPNAHVPLQWGQRKRPRSRREAPAPTPAPKPELTPAKAQAQAVTSIVSSGAREPNLISDLSLPPRDVTLSLRCSAEELHNTVGEQQPTLKEEKVTPPPSALGPILSTISPHAATLSHHRCCLLVVVLVSATMMQILTGPSLIGCGDDKRGRLSLLERVVVEEVDFVLGVFSQPVMFHPEMHLFSTPLDN